In Salmo salar chromosome ssa15, Ssal_v3.1, whole genome shotgun sequence, one genomic interval encodes:
- the cdca4 gene encoding cell division cycle-associated protein 4 isoform X2, translated as MANMYSKGTKRKFSDGVDNKAVAASYSLQRQSLLDMSLLKLQLCHMLAEPNLCRSVLIANTVRQIQEEMSHDGSWQVVTEALGGSGHGPSDRLVDTEVLCQSPEQQDGGPKLYSVMGYDGCREEEVVTDKALCSVVVGDRAPALLLGTIGHCWDRGELRVEDGVSKDSGTGGEEGMRSGEGAKMATGQVFGTFEIKNGAPGSDPALEELFSDVDASYYDLDTMLTGMQSAPKMGPYDFLDSLASSHGPVSNSSCRADLNELDHIMEIIVGS; from the exons AT GGCCAACATGTACTCCAAGGGCACCAAACGCAAGTTCTCTGATGGTGTGGACAACAAGGCGGTGGCGGCATCCTATAGCCTGCAGCGCCAGTCCCTGCTGGACATGTCCCTGCTCAAGCTGCAGCTGTGCCACATGCTGGCGGAGCCCAACCTGTGTCGCTCGGTGCTCATCGCCAACACGGTGCGCCAGATCCAGGAGGAGATGTCCCACGACGGCAGCTGGCAGGTGGTCACAGAGGCCTTAGGTGGCTCTGGCCACGGCCCATCTGACCGCTTGGTGGACACCGAGGTTCTGTGCCAGTCACCGGAGCAGCAGGACGGTGGGCCTAAGCTCTACTCAGTGATGGGTTACGACGGCTGCCGTGAGGAGGAAGTGGTGACAGACAAGGCACTGTGTTCTGTGGTTGTTGGCGACAGGGCCCCGGCCCTCCTGTTGGGGACCATTGGCCACTGCTGGGACAGGGGAGAACTGAGAGTGGAGGATGGGGTCAGCAAAGACTCAGGAACGGGGGGCGAGGAGGGGATGAGATCTGGGGAGGGGGCTAAAATGGCAACAGGGCAGGTGTTTGGGACGTTCGAGATCAAGAACGGTGCCCCTGGGTCGGACCCGGCACTAGAGGAGCTGTTCTCTGACGTTGATGCCTCGTATTATGACTTGGACACCATGCTGACAGGCATGCAGAGTGCCCCCAAGATGGGGCCTTACGACTTTCTGGACAGCTTGGCCTCCTCACACGGCCCTGTGTCCAACTCCAGCTGTAGAGCCGATCTCAATGAACTTGACCACATTATGGAGATCATTGTGGGCTCATAG
- the cdca4 gene encoding cell division cycle-associated protein 4 isoform X1, producing MRKRGSRPIYMPVRRRRKGREKANMYSKGTKRKFSDGVDNKAVAASYSLQRQSLLDMSLLKLQLCHMLAEPNLCRSVLIANTVRQIQEEMSHDGSWQVVTEALGGSGHGPSDRLVDTEVLCQSPEQQDGGPKLYSVMGYDGCREEEVVTDKALCSVVVGDRAPALLLGTIGHCWDRGELRVEDGVSKDSGTGGEEGMRSGEGAKMATGQVFGTFEIKNGAPGSDPALEELFSDVDASYYDLDTMLTGMQSAPKMGPYDFLDSLASSHGPVSNSSCRADLNELDHIMEIIVGS from the exons ATGAGAAAAAGAGGAAGCCGTCCCATATATATGCCTGTGCGTCGCCGTAGGAAAGGTAGAGAAAA GGCCAACATGTACTCCAAGGGCACCAAACGCAAGTTCTCTGATGGTGTGGACAACAAGGCGGTGGCGGCATCCTATAGCCTGCAGCGCCAGTCCCTGCTGGACATGTCCCTGCTCAAGCTGCAGCTGTGCCACATGCTGGCGGAGCCCAACCTGTGTCGCTCGGTGCTCATCGCCAACACGGTGCGCCAGATCCAGGAGGAGATGTCCCACGACGGCAGCTGGCAGGTGGTCACAGAGGCCTTAGGTGGCTCTGGCCACGGCCCATCTGACCGCTTGGTGGACACCGAGGTTCTGTGCCAGTCACCGGAGCAGCAGGACGGTGGGCCTAAGCTCTACTCAGTGATGGGTTACGACGGCTGCCGTGAGGAGGAAGTGGTGACAGACAAGGCACTGTGTTCTGTGGTTGTTGGCGACAGGGCCCCGGCCCTCCTGTTGGGGACCATTGGCCACTGCTGGGACAGGGGAGAACTGAGAGTGGAGGATGGGGTCAGCAAAGACTCAGGAACGGGGGGCGAGGAGGGGATGAGATCTGGGGAGGGGGCTAAAATGGCAACAGGGCAGGTGTTTGGGACGTTCGAGATCAAGAACGGTGCCCCTGGGTCGGACCCGGCACTAGAGGAGCTGTTCTCTGACGTTGATGCCTCGTATTATGACTTGGACACCATGCTGACAGGCATGCAGAGTGCCCCCAAGATGGGGCCTTACGACTTTCTGGACAGCTTGGCCTCCTCACACGGCCCTGTGTCCAACTCCAGCTGTAGAGCCGATCTCAATGAACTTGACCACATTATGGAGATCATTGTGGGCTCATAG
- the cdca4 gene encoding cell division cycle-associated protein 4 isoform X3, producing the protein MYSKGTKRKFSDGVDNKAVAASYSLQRQSLLDMSLLKLQLCHMLAEPNLCRSVLIANTVRQIQEEMSHDGSWQVVTEALGGSGHGPSDRLVDTEVLCQSPEQQDGGPKLYSVMGYDGCREEEVVTDKALCSVVVGDRAPALLLGTIGHCWDRGELRVEDGVSKDSGTGGEEGMRSGEGAKMATGQVFGTFEIKNGAPGSDPALEELFSDVDASYYDLDTMLTGMQSAPKMGPYDFLDSLASSHGPVSNSSCRADLNELDHIMEIIVGS; encoded by the coding sequence ATGTACTCCAAGGGCACCAAACGCAAGTTCTCTGATGGTGTGGACAACAAGGCGGTGGCGGCATCCTATAGCCTGCAGCGCCAGTCCCTGCTGGACATGTCCCTGCTCAAGCTGCAGCTGTGCCACATGCTGGCGGAGCCCAACCTGTGTCGCTCGGTGCTCATCGCCAACACGGTGCGCCAGATCCAGGAGGAGATGTCCCACGACGGCAGCTGGCAGGTGGTCACAGAGGCCTTAGGTGGCTCTGGCCACGGCCCATCTGACCGCTTGGTGGACACCGAGGTTCTGTGCCAGTCACCGGAGCAGCAGGACGGTGGGCCTAAGCTCTACTCAGTGATGGGTTACGACGGCTGCCGTGAGGAGGAAGTGGTGACAGACAAGGCACTGTGTTCTGTGGTTGTTGGCGACAGGGCCCCGGCCCTCCTGTTGGGGACCATTGGCCACTGCTGGGACAGGGGAGAACTGAGAGTGGAGGATGGGGTCAGCAAAGACTCAGGAACGGGGGGCGAGGAGGGGATGAGATCTGGGGAGGGGGCTAAAATGGCAACAGGGCAGGTGTTTGGGACGTTCGAGATCAAGAACGGTGCCCCTGGGTCGGACCCGGCACTAGAGGAGCTGTTCTCTGACGTTGATGCCTCGTATTATGACTTGGACACCATGCTGACAGGCATGCAGAGTGCCCCCAAGATGGGGCCTTACGACTTTCTGGACAGCTTGGCCTCCTCACACGGCCCTGTGTCCAACTCCAGCTGTAGAGCCGATCTCAATGAACTTGACCACATTATGGAGATCATTGTGGGCTCATAG
- the si:dkey-177p2.6 gene encoding SERTA domain-containing protein 2 isoform X1: protein MGQRDIVSYETSVRRKSRIRTASMCRLDVECAVKGPEQHVNALPSSRYMVGRGVKRKLSDCEGQMLDLPYPQQRQLVLDLCLDKLQSCQRRAEPSLHRSVLLANTLRQIQLEMRQEGDPHPESPPPAPATPRHSPDLPPVPSDCTSTPVAALSSSLPCDDDDAQSTCTELPKGPGSEDGGKSPDLLFGSFEITNSTSYLSDLQLDDIFEDIDTSMYDPSDFSVLPCPPPRGSSGASLGNDYNLKAFSTCTTSSSTLQMCLNDLDHIMEILVRS, encoded by the exons atgGGCCAACGGGATATTGTATCCTACGAGACGTCGGTGAGAAGAAAAAGCAGAATTCGAACTGCCTCAATGTGTCGTTTGGATGTGGAATGTGCCGTGAAAGGACCTGAACAACATGTAAATGCCCTCCCTTCTTCAAG GTACATGGTGGGCCGTGGGGTGAAACGTAAGCTTAGTGACTGTGAGGGTCAGATGCTGGACCTGCCCTACCCCCAGCAGAGGCAGCTGGTGCTGGACCTGTGCCTGGATAAACTCCAGAGTTGCCAGCGCCGAGCTGAACCCAGCCTGCACCGCTCGGTGCTGCTGGCTAACACTCTGCGCCAGATTCAACTGGAGATGAGGCAGGAGGGAGACCCGCATCCGGAGTCCCCCCCTCCAGCCCCCGCCACACCGCGCCACTCCCCGGATCTGCCGCCCGTGCCCTCGGACTGTACCTCCACCCCAGTGGCCGCGCTCTCATCCTCACTGCCGTGTGACGACGACGACGCACAGTCAACCTGCACAGAGCTCCCCAAGGGACCGGGGTCGGAGGACGGCGGCAAGTCGCCGGATCTGCTGTTTGGATCCTTTGAAATCACCAACTCCACCAGCTACCTGTCGGACCTGCAGCTGGACGACATTTTTGAGGACATTGACACATCCATGTACGACCCGTCAGacttctctgttctgccctgccccCCTCCTAGAGGGAGCAGCGGAGCCTCCTTGGGGAATGACTATAACCTCAAAGCATTCTCCACCTGCACCACCTCCAGCAGCACTCTGCAAATGTGTCTCAACGACCTCGACCACATCATGGAGATCCTGGTGCGCTCTTGA
- the si:dkey-177p2.6 gene encoding SERTA domain-containing protein 2 isoform X2: MLNPNEISRYMVGRGVKRKLSDCEGQMLDLPYPQQRQLVLDLCLDKLQSCQRRAEPSLHRSVLLANTLRQIQLEMRQEGDPHPESPPPAPATPRHSPDLPPVPSDCTSTPVAALSSSLPCDDDDAQSTCTELPKGPGSEDGGKSPDLLFGSFEITNSTSYLSDLQLDDIFEDIDTSMYDPSDFSVLPCPPPRGSSGASLGNDYNLKAFSTCTTSSSTLQMCLNDLDHIMEILVRS; encoded by the exons ATGCTCAACCCCAATGAAATCAGTAG GTACATGGTGGGCCGTGGGGTGAAACGTAAGCTTAGTGACTGTGAGGGTCAGATGCTGGACCTGCCCTACCCCCAGCAGAGGCAGCTGGTGCTGGACCTGTGCCTGGATAAACTCCAGAGTTGCCAGCGCCGAGCTGAACCCAGCCTGCACCGCTCGGTGCTGCTGGCTAACACTCTGCGCCAGATTCAACTGGAGATGAGGCAGGAGGGAGACCCGCATCCGGAGTCCCCCCCTCCAGCCCCCGCCACACCGCGCCACTCCCCGGATCTGCCGCCCGTGCCCTCGGACTGTACCTCCACCCCAGTGGCCGCGCTCTCATCCTCACTGCCGTGTGACGACGACGACGCACAGTCAACCTGCACAGAGCTCCCCAAGGGACCGGGGTCGGAGGACGGCGGCAAGTCGCCGGATCTGCTGTTTGGATCCTTTGAAATCACCAACTCCACCAGCTACCTGTCGGACCTGCAGCTGGACGACATTTTTGAGGACATTGACACATCCATGTACGACCCGTCAGacttctctgttctgccctgccccCCTCCTAGAGGGAGCAGCGGAGCCTCCTTGGGGAATGACTATAACCTCAAAGCATTCTCCACCTGCACCACCTCCAGCAGCACTCTGCAAATGTGTCTCAACGACCTCGACCACATCATGGAGATCCTGGTGCGCTCTTGA